In Plasmodium chabaudi chabaudi strain AS genome assembly, chromosome: 10, a single genomic region encodes these proteins:
- a CDS encoding erythrocyte vesicle protein 1, putative — MSRPFVILINFIFVFALKFDTYVLCVWTNEDKQHRSFHISKLNRVNRILSSTNSDTSDNTIKGTKSSNDSQKKGLGKKSHKKKGSSNGSIEQEDSELKTSTEGENTYTGYLSSNTIGSTGSTGSTGPDEFVYNINEGAIKKHRRHSSIFNCFTNSNNDDDGDSYKQKDANESNLKIKSDDDPGEGQSQAWGNNKGNKYEGNTNPHKLDDNYLTRRNSSTSNYEINLALVTKVIDSNKNILKRENDRIIKDNMNKNSSTVRSRDMLFNTSARNIDTFFYDKIITHLLGYAYIFYEHKININKLEKTLIKDYYYNYKVLKGSINTIPEEFKYNQNINKTDLVYSRLNHLGIEKYYYGFNRNLHTFLFLARECLQKEHALEKVYESLPLDFEFDRKELKEKIQASTSDEMDIYGFSYNMFDQICKFLHTYNCFNLNYISNKLINNLNSKNSNSIITKELNNLTEYTQATYSEIIEYLKDLTYYISNLFEYGHKENLFNELVIFCYSLFFDYYIDTLDKLLDIMQIHLDHPFNERIKNELSTINIRVKAHRDFVENEVVSFYRKYNISENLSECVTNIFSNNEYRVIILEQYLDSRYSNYLSLILLIFRYLKVFVFSMSTYSNLQITYSLLSDLKKKKVKYDEALNILSHHASFNIFDREFFNKKNRNSKSAKNK, encoded by the exons ATGAGCCGTCCTTttgtaatattaattaatttcatttttgtatttgcTTTAAAATTTGATACTTACGTTTTATGTGTATGGACAAATGAAGATAAACAACACAG gTCATTTCACATTAGCAAATTAAATAGAGTTAATAGAATACTGAGCAGTACTAATTCGGATACATCAGACAACACAATAAAAGGAACTAAATCTTCAAACGATTCTCAGAAAAAAGGTTTGGGGAAAAAGagccataaaaaaaagggaaGTAGTAATGGCAGTATTGAACAGGAGGATAGTGAATTAAAAACTTCTACAGAAGGtgaaaatacatatacagGCTACTTATCAAGTAACACAATTGGATCAACTGGATCAACTGGATCAACTGGGCCTGATGAGTTTGTATATAACATCAATGAGGgtgcaataaaaaaacatcgTCGTCATTCatctatttttaattgttttaCTAATTCGAACAATGATGATGATGGAGATAGTTACAAACAAAAGGATGCAAATGAAagtaatttaaaaataaaatctgATGATGACCCCGGTGAGGGGCAATCACAAGCTTGGGGAAATAACAAAGGAAACAAATATGAAGGAAATACAAATCCTCACAAATTAgatgataattatttaactaGAAGAAACAGTTCTACATCGAATTATGAAATTAACCTTGCGTTGGTTACCAAAGTTATAGATTCCAATAAAAACATTCTAAAACGTGAAAATGATAGAATAATTAAagataatatgaataaaaatagtagtACTGTAAGATCAAGAGACATGCTATTTAATACGTCAGCTAGAAATATagatacatttttttatgataaaattataactcATTTATTAggatatgcatatatattttatgagcataaaataaatattaataaattggaaaaaacgttaataaaagattattattataattataaagtaCTTAAAGGTTCAATAAATACGATTCCAGaagaatttaaatataaccAAAACATTAATAAAACAGATTTAGTTTACAGCAGATTGAATCATTTAGGAATAGAAAAATACTATTATGGGTTTAATAGAAATTtacatacatttttatttttagcgCGTGAATGTTTACAAAAAGAGCATGCGTTGGAAAAAGTATATGAATCATTACCATTAGATTTTGAGTTTGATAgaaaagaattaaaagaaaaaattcaGGCATCTACTTCTGATGAGATGGATATATATGGCTTTTCTTATAACATGTTTGAtcaaatatgtaaatttttacatacatataattgttttaatttgaattatatatcaaacaaattaataaataatttaaattcaaaaaacTCAAATTCAATCATAACAAAAGAATTGAATAACTTAACCGAATATACCCAAGCTACATATTCGGAGATtatagaatatttaaaagacCTGACATACTATATttctaatttatttgaatatgggcacaaagaaaatttatttaatgaattagttatattttgttattcattattttttgattattaCATAGATACTCTAGATAAGTTATTAGATATAATGCAAATACATTTGGATCATCCATTTAATGAGCGAATAAAAAACGAATTATCAACTATAAATATTCGAGTTAAAGCCCATCGAGATTTTGTGGAAAATGAAGTGGTTAGTTTTTATCGAAAGTACAACATATCTGAGAATTTATCAGAATGCGTTACtaacattttttcaaataatgaatatagaGTTATAATTTTAGAACAATATTTGGATTCAAGatattcaaattatttatcaCTTATATTGCTCATTTTTAGATATTTAAAagtttttgtattttcaaTGTCTACTTATTCAAACTTACAAATTACGTATTCTCTTTTATCAgatcttaaaaaaaaaaaagttaagtACGACGAGGCTTTGAATATACTTTCTCATCATGCCTCCTTTAACATATTTGATAGAGagttttttaataaaaaaaacagaaattcaaaaagtgcaaaaaacaaataa
- a CDS encoding actin-like protein, putative, whose amino-acid sequence MEIQEDRKHVPVIIMDPGTWKIKIGFATDDLPTFEMPCIYIEKEMTNSKIVKFGYDAIEEYTLIKYGHNKYNKAKNDESTKDEQLVNVNTVFADPRHPLSNNQYPHLLEVYNHLIKKLNINTCDYHLLVIIPEMVEKLYATNLLNWAFKIHDFCSISFIYNSLAASYYYGLRTALVVDLGESASRIIPVAENNGTFLEFAKISEINGYLISNYISNFVKINDNYIDYILIQDYKESNSYVSLDIDNNIKILTECNGIIKPYKIPYNNNIYIDPKGEILSHEIYFKPEFLAHLPGNFYKQNIISLSQLIFEAISSCPIDLRKVLLNNIILVGGVSNCINMPDRLHIELNKILRVKNFSENTRISIKHIRMADIASYLGGKKYAKIIYSNQKKWITKNEYFAKPTNEILQKLFMWANIL is encoded by the exons atggaaattcAAGAGGACAGGAAACATGTCCCCGTAATTATTATGGACCCCGGAACATG gaaaataaagattGGCTTCGCTACGGATGATTTGCCCACTTTTGAGATGCCTTGCATATACATAGA AAAAGAAATGACGAATtcaaaaatagtaaaa TTTGGCTATGATGCCATAGAGGAGTATACATTAATAAAGTATGGACATAACAAATACAATAAAGCCAAAAATGACGAATCCACTAAAG ATGAGCAATTGGTGAATGTCAATACTGTATTTGCAGATCCTCGGCACCCCTTAAGCAATAATCAATACCCTCATTTACTAGAAGTGTATAACCACCTTATAAAG aaattaaatattaacacTTGTGATTACCATTTGTTGGTGATAATTCCCGAGATGGtcgaaaaattatatgcgACAAACTTGCTAAATTGGGCTTTTAAAATTCATGATTTTTGTTCGATATCTTTTATCTATAATTCACTCGCGGCATCTTACTATTATGGATTAAGAACAG CTCTCGTCGTTGATTTGGGTGAAAGTGCTAGCAGAATCATTCCTGTGGCTGAAAATAATGGAACATTCTTGGAGTTTGCAAAAATAAGCGAAATAAATGGATATTTAATAAGCAACtatatttcaaattttgTGAAAATTAATGACAACTATATcgattatatattaatacagGATTATAAAGAATCAAATAGTTATGTAAGTCTAGatatagataataatataaaaattttgactGAATGTAATGGTATAATAAAGCCATATAAAATACcatacaataataatatatatatagatccAAAAGGAGAAATATTAAGtcatgaaatatattttaagcCTGAATTTTTAGCTCATTTGCCAggaaatttttataaacaaaatataatttctttGAGTCAATTAATATTCGAAGCTATTTCTTCATGTCCAATTGATTTAAGAAAAGTGCTACTCAATAATATCATATTAGTTGGTGGCGTTTCTAATTGCATAAATATGCCTGATAGATTGCATATAgagttaaataaaatattacgggttaaaaattttagtGAAAATACTAGAATATCAATAAAGCATATTCGCATGGCAGATATTGCTTCCTATTTAGGAGGCAagaaatatgcaaaaataatttattctaatcaaaaaaaatggataacCAAAAACGAATACTTTGCCAAACCAACAAACGAGATATTACAGAAACTTTTTATGTGGGCAAATATTCTATAA
- a CDS encoding zinc finger protein, putative, which yields MMEQDDQFEEYENINKPYGIKNIYNVKKEDVIVQDDMNINTNSRINFDNNEQVNIYIENSDLNKKTYNCYTCNIQIYNYSFFRYHFKSEWHKYNLKRKLLNLNAINELTFNEKVSNLKKIEDGNEKEKNKKDKNGSSNDHKKKESNKNKNNTNGNKQKKDRFTNNANNNTNGAKKVIYATTEDYLLKANVTYDNPLVCFFDNRIFNTIEENIKHMNENYTFYIPDIKFVTNLNKILLTIGKKIYEENICIYCLKYFKSVKALQSHMICKSHTKLHSNFFTFIEKYYDFSKTYVDLLNKYIANKEDKELVLCMLHKNKNNLKKTINSEKKETKLTIKEGENENCEKKLNDNQSNISHENYNADYSSSDHKETNIKNKASRNSSDESITKYNDISDNYNSDNSDDYKVKEEELSKSIDHNMIYEVLEQFGYIKPELNEYNNLILPDGSEAINRKLAYIFKQKLPLENRESGKCDKIDVLKKKKENNQQYRKYKYYIDVMKKYNLDLNVKTNNLNKYYKSESIFFL from the coding sequence ATGATGGAGCAAGACGATCAATTCgaagaatatgaaaatattaataaaccatatggaataaaaaacatatacaacgtaaaaaaagaagacgTTATTGTTCAAGATGATATGAACATAAATACCAATTCGAgaataaattttgataacAATGAAcaagtaaatatatatattgaaaatagtgacttaaataaaaaaacatataattgCTATACAtgtaatatacaaatatataattattctttttttcgatATCATTTTAAATCGGAATggcataaatataatttaaaaagaaagttattaaatttgaatGCAATTAATGAGCTAACATTTAATGAAAAGGTTagtaatttaaaaaaaatagaagatGGAAATGAgaaggaaaaaaacaaaaaagataaaaacgGCTCTAGCAAtgatcataaaaaaaaagaaagtaataaaaacaaaaacaatACCAACGGTaataagcaaaaaaaagatagaTTTACTAACAatgcaaataataacaCAAATGGGGCGAAAAAAGTGATATATGCAACAACTGaagattatttattaaaagcTAATGTAACTTATGATAATCCATTAGTTTGCTTTTTTGATAATCgaatttttaatactattgaagaaaatattaaacatatgaatgaaaattatactttttatattcctgatataaaatttgtaacAAATTTGAACAAAATTCTTTTAACAAtagggaaaaaaatatatgaagaaaatatatgtatttactgtcttaaatattttaaatctGTTAAAGCATTACAATCACATATGATATGTAAAAGTCATACTAAACTtcattcaaatttttttacttttattgaaaaatattacgatttttcaaaaacaTATGTTGAtttgttaaataaatatattgcaaATAAGGAAGATAAAGAATTAGTTCTATGCATGTTGCATAAGaacaaaaacaatttaaaaaaaactattaaTTCTGAAAAGAAAGAAACGAAATTAACTATAAAAGAAggtgaaaatgaaaattgtgaaaaaaaattaaatgacaACCAAAGTAATATATCccatgaaaattataatgcaGATTATTCATCATCCGATCATAAAGAGactaatattaaaaataaagctaGTAGAAATAGTTCTGATGAATctataacaaaatataacgACATATCTGATAATTATAACAGTGATAATTCTGATGATTATAAAGTTAAAGAAGAAGAATTAAGTAAAAGCATAGATCATAACATGATTTATGAAGTGTTAGAACAATTTGGATACATAAAACCAGAGTTAAATGAatacaataatttaatattaccAGATGGGTCAGAAGCTATTAATAGAAAACttgcatacatatttaaacaaaaacTCCCACTGGAAAATAGAGAATCAGGAAAATGTGATAAAATAgatgtattaaaaaaaaagaaagagaaTAATCAGCAATATcgtaaatacaaatattatatagatgtaatgaaaaaatataatttagatttaaatgtgaaaacaaataatttaaataaatattataaaagtgagtctattttttttctgtaa
- a CDS encoding protein phosphatase PPM1, putative, translated as MNKVYGNNFERDYSIYVYGKIFDLIEDLNSYNLKCYINNEKNINLWKEFKYKKKNKWRFISTIDYYGNFKNKKCEFDVIPIIFNEDYEILYVGVSVFFKDNFWEEYKNGNYNYIELFISHINVGYLHNFSNSQYENGCNVIPQDSSKHSILKSLINLDQLRKLYKEEKLKNYTDRITNTTNDNNHKDAINPYNYYIENINTEKYNNNTNDNIYKSCCGNNYDILYNKNNNGIIYNNTNKKPCAHNEDVITNTYTDSTNPIHSHENDISICKNDTSYESSDSFIIKTNTECNHTGDTRYRRTCSGECNYIGNCANTDELNTTHIDNTQEKHNSSKNEHTNQYKCPCNHIHSQRCYDNSSINCQNSSINLGIPRDSASAFQDNDSKIKNAGDSLSVFISKSEKITYNNVKMHTVKENSGYRYDKESINYEYSYINNERNKIIPINKTGSDPDASIITEGAKPYTSLPNNNSGNNNKVHVSSLEKNEVLLKSHQYIIKTSEKSSKVISDNVANCSAYETVHYNKNDHVKCGMTTTLTDTNVRISQKSEFKRNVYICNENISEKSNNIPCDNYINENKQNKENEKWKNFKSGFYSSKGNRTYNEDRVVTIPSICDFIHNECKNLFDNCKHHDADTNATEDLWSDDYLNREYFDHLFKSNNTESNNMHNSPYMYCAIYDGHNGENAVNIIQKLLHIHVYSYYINGNSICNALKYGFQRMDEHLCKKSANSRENNHSGFSSGSTACVSVILNNMVYIANIGDSRCVLSKNGRAVVITVDHKASINKKEEQRIINSGGILDEEGYLGGCLGVCRGFGSFDKKTNEKLKGLICEPDIFQIKLTDDDEFLIICCDGIFDVMTSQEAVNTVRTSLVENNDPNVAAEALCQLAYKRKSLDNLSVVIIIFQNPEHKKKENISANAYTGQTGRFRRRIRFSALENLISP; from the exons aaaatataaatttgtggaaagaatttaaatataagaagaaaaacaaatggCGCTTTATATCTACTATAGATTATTATGggaattttaaaaataaaaaatgtgaattTGATGTAATACCAATAATATTCAACGAAGACTATGAGATATTATACGTAGGTGTCTCGGTGTTTTTTAAAGACAATTTTTGGgaggaatataaaaatggcaattataattatatagagCTATTCATCTCACATATTAATGTAGGATACTTACATAATTTCTCGAATAGTCAATATGAAAATGGATGTAATGTTATACCTCAGGATAGTAGTAAACACAGCATATTGAAAAGCCTTATAAATTTAGATCaattaagaaaattatataaagaggaaaaattaaagaattaCACCGATCGAATTACTAATACcacaaatgataataatcaCAAAGATGCTATAAatccatataattattatatagaaaatataaatacggaaaaatataataacaataccaacgataatatatataagtcATGTTGTGGTAATAATTacgatattttatataataaaaataataatggtattatatataacaatacaaataaaaagccATGTGCACATAATGAAGATGTAATAACAAATACATACACTGATTCGACGAATCCTATTCATAGTCATGAAAACGATATAtctatatgtaaaaatgataCAAGCTATGAAAGCTCTGATagctttattattaaaacaaatactGAATGCAATCATACTGGTGATACTCGATATAGAAGAACTTGTTCAGGTGAATGTAATTACATCGGAAACTGTGCCAATACTGATGAGCTCAATACTACCCATATTGACAATACTCAAGAGAAACACAATAGCTCCAAAAATGAGCATACTAATCAATATAAGTGCCCATGTAATCATATACATTCCCAAAGATGCTATGATAATTCTTCAATTAATTGCCAAAATAGTAGTATCAATTTAGGGATCCCTCGCGATTCTGCTTCTGCTTTTCAGGACAATGAcagcaaaataaaaaatgcagGAGATTCATTATCAGTATTTATAAGtaaaagtgaaaaaattaCTTATAATAACGTCAAAATGCATACAGTTAAAGAAAATTCAGGTTATCGATATGATAAAGAATCAAttaattatgaatattcatatataaataatgaaaggaacaaaataattccTATCAACAAAACAGGAAGCGATCCTGATGCTTCAATAATTACAGAAGGTGCAAAGCCGTATACTAGTTTgcctaataataatagtggtaataataataaggtTCATGTGAGTTCCctcgaaaaaaatgaagttCTACTAAAATCTcatcaatatataattaaaaccTCTGAAAAAAGTAGCAAAGTAATATCTGATAATGTAGCTAATTGCTCAGCGTATGAAACAGtgcattataataaaaatgatcaCGTCAAATGTGGTATGACCACCACTTTGACTGATACAAATGTACGTATAAGTCAAAAATCagaatttaaaagaaatgtttatatatgtaatgaaaatataagcGAAAAATCCAATAATATACCTTGcgataattatataaacgaaaataaacaaaacaaaGAAAACGAAAAATGGAAGAATTTCAAATCAGGGTTTTATAGTTCCAAAGGTAATAGAACATATAATGAAGATAGGGTAGTAACAATTCCAAGCATATGCGATTTTATACACAATGAGTGTAAGAATTTGTTCGATAATTGTAAGCATCATGATGCTGATACTAATGCTACTGAAGACCTATGGTCTGATGATTATCTTAATAGAGAATATTTTGATCATCTATTTAAATCGAACAATACCGAAAGCAacaatatgcataatagtCCATATATGTATTGTGCAATATATGATGGACATAATGGTGAAAATGctgtaaatataattcaaaaattattacatatacatGTTTATTcgtattatataaatggtAACAGTATATGTAATGCACTTAAATATGGTTTTCAAAGAATGGATGAGCATTTGTGTAAAAAGTCTGCAAACAGCAGAGAAAATAATCATTCGGGTTTTTCGAGTGGTAGCACTGCTTGTGTTAGTGTTATATTAAACAATATGGTTTATATAGCAAATATAGGGGATAGTCGCTGCGTCTTAAGTAAAAATGGTCGTGCTGTTGTAATAACAGTAGATCATAAAGcaagtataaataaaaaagaagagCAGCGAATTATAAATTCAGGTGGAATATTAGATGAAGAAGGATATTTAGGTGGGTGCTTAGGAGTATGTCGAGGTTTTGGAtcttttgataaaaaaactaaCGAAAAGTTAAAAGGGTTAATTTGTGAGCCAGATATATTCCAAATCAAATTAACGGATGATGAcgaatttttaataatttgctGTGATGGGATATTCGATGTAATGACTTCCCAAGAAGCTGTTAATACTGTTAGGACGTCATTagtagaaaataatgatccTAATGTTGCAGCTGAAGCATTATGCCAATTGgcatataaaagaaaatctCTCGATAACTTATCAGTTGtcattataatattccAAAACCCTGAGcataaaaagaaagagaATATCAGTGCAAATGCATACACTGGCCAAACAGGACGCTTTAGAAGAag gaTAAGATTTTCTGCTTtggaaaatttaattagCCCTTAA